The Vibrio orientalis CIP 102891 = ATCC 33934 genome window below encodes:
- a CDS encoding DUF3157 family protein produces the protein MKKLIVLGGLIASSQLMAAQQLTLEDGRQVQLNDDFTWHYVTAPTASEAQVDNTTAIPVVAGIPVIQNQTGILISLDSDKPTMQLSDSGVDILLAAASYQDGQLVIPTSLTNQSRQAVITVELEVEVLDSSGAVLSKQNTKVWSSIKRMADTYLRPEQIAAGKPIKVDVESASQYQIKAKVINIETR, from the coding sequence ATGAAAAAACTTATTGTGCTTGGTGGCCTAATCGCAAGCTCTCAACTTATGGCTGCACAACAACTCACGCTAGAGGATGGGCGACAGGTTCAGCTCAACGACGACTTTACTTGGCACTATGTCACAGCGCCGACGGCCAGTGAGGCTCAAGTGGATAACACCACGGCAATACCCGTGGTTGCTGGCATCCCAGTGATCCAAAATCAGACAGGGATTTTGATAAGTCTAGATAGTGATAAACCGACCATGCAGCTGTCAGACTCAGGAGTGGATATTCTATTAGCGGCCGCTAGCTACCAAGATGGTCAATTGGTGATTCCTACCTCTTTAACCAATCAAAGCCGACAAGCCGTGATTACAGTCGAGCTTGAGGTGGAAGTGTTGGATAGTTCTGGGGCAGTACTTAGCAAACAAAACACTAAGGTGTGGTCTTCAATCAAGCGTATGGCTGATACCTATCTAAGACCAGAGCAAATCGCCGCAGGTAAGCCGATAAAAGTGGATGTAGAGTCCGCTTCTCAGTATCAAATCAAAGCCAAAGTAATCAACATCGAAACGCGTTAG
- a CDS encoding serine/threonine protein kinase: MTQQAFNFDALTPDFMWYALESIGIRAESGFLALNSYENRVYQFTDEERQRYVVKFYRPERWSQEQIQEEHDFTLELIESEIPVAPPVRLNGQTLHQYQGYLFALFESVGGRQFEVDNLEQLEGVGRFLGRIHKVGSKAPFKHRPTLGLEEYLYQPRKLLENSEFIPMHLENAFFNDLDLLIKSLENRWDDSATIIRLHGDCHPGNILWRDGPMFVDLDDSRNGPAIQDLWMLLSGDRAEKLMQLDIVLEAYQEFNDFNSNELKLIEPLRGLRMVHYMAWLAKRWQDPAFPIAFPWFNDPKYWESQVLAFKEQISALDEPPLSLMPQW; this comes from the coding sequence ATGACACAGCAAGCATTCAATTTTGATGCGCTTACGCCAGATTTTATGTGGTATGCCCTAGAGAGCATCGGCATCCGCGCAGAGTCTGGTTTTCTCGCGTTAAACAGCTACGAAAACCGCGTCTATCAATTTACTGATGAAGAGCGTCAGCGCTATGTGGTGAAGTTTTATCGTCCAGAACGCTGGAGCCAAGAGCAGATTCAAGAAGAGCATGACTTTACTCTTGAACTGATCGAGTCAGAGATTCCCGTCGCACCACCAGTCAGACTCAATGGCCAAACTCTGCACCAATATCAAGGTTATCTGTTTGCCCTATTTGAAAGTGTCGGTGGACGCCAATTTGAAGTCGATAATTTAGAACAACTTGAAGGCGTCGGTCGATTCCTAGGCCGTATCCATAAGGTCGGTTCGAAAGCGCCATTTAAGCATCGCCCCACTCTTGGTTTAGAGGAATACTTATACCAACCGCGTAAGCTACTCGAGAACTCTGAGTTTATTCCTATGCATCTAGAAAATGCATTTTTTAATGACCTCGATCTGCTGATCAAATCGTTAGAAAATCGTTGGGATGATTCTGCGACCATTATCCGCCTACACGGCGACTGCCACCCCGGCAATATTTTATGGCGTGATGGGCCAATGTTTGTCGATCTAGATGACTCCCGCAATGGTCCCGCGATTCAAGATTTATGGATGTTACTCAGTGGCGATCGCGCCGAGAAATTGATGCAACTCGACATCGTTTTGGAGGCGTACCAAGAGTTTAATGATTTTAATAGCAACGAATTGAAACTAATTGAGCCATTGCGCGGTCTACGTATGGTGCACTATATGGCATGGTTAGCAAAAAGATGGCAAGATCCTGCATTTCCTATCGCTTTTCCATGGTTTAATGATCCAAAATACTGGGAAAGTCAGGTACTTGCTTTTAAAGAGCAAATTTCTGCATTGGATGAACCCCCACTTTCACTCATGCCGCAGTGGTAA
- a CDS encoding YihD family protein, with protein MKCHRIEELLELLEPEWQKDQELNLLEMIVKLAQEAGYEGKLEDLTDDVLIYHLKMRNSAKDEMIPGLKKDQEDDFKTAILRARGIIS; from the coding sequence GTGAAGTGTCACCGTATTGAGGAGCTACTTGAGCTATTGGAGCCAGAGTGGCAGAAAGATCAAGAACTTAACCTACTTGAGATGATCGTTAAGTTAGCGCAGGAAGCGGGTTATGAAGGTAAGCTTGAAGATCTCACTGATGATGTGCTGATCTACCACCTTAAAATGCGTAACAGTGCCAAAGATGAAATGATTCCAGGTCTCAAAAAAGACCAAGAAGATGACTTTAAAACAGCAATCCTTAGAGCTCGCGGCATCATCAGCTAA
- a CDS encoding YifB family Mg chelatase-like AAA ATPase, with the protein MGLAVIHSRACVGVEAPAVTVEVHISNGMPGFALVGLPETTVKESRDRVRSAIINTRFEFPAKRITVNLAPADLPKEGGRFDLPIALGILAASEQIPLQAVANIEFVGELALSGELRSVKGVLPAALAANKAQRRLVVPHHNGDQAALVGAETHKSAQSLLEVCADLCGQQALALHQTSSLSAKRELQRDLQDIIGQQQGKRALEIAAAGNHNLLFLGPPGTGKTMLASRLCDLLPEMTSDEAMETASVASLTQQEINIHNWKQRPFRAPHHSSSMAALVGGGSIPRPGEISLAHNGLLFLDEMPEFERKVLDSLREPLESGEIIISRAQGKTRFPARFQLVGALNPSPTGYYEGNQSRVNPQTILRYLSRLSGPLLDRFDMSLEIPALPKGTLAEGGDRGEPTSVVRERVYIARETMLSRSSKVNALLGSREIERYCPLAKQDAQFLESALHRLGLSIRAYHRIIKVARTIADLEGVEHIARSHLAEALGYRAMDRLLRELTAQAV; encoded by the coding sequence ATGGGCCTAGCCGTTATCCATAGCCGAGCCTGTGTCGGGGTTGAAGCACCTGCGGTGACGGTTGAAGTCCATATTAGTAACGGGATGCCAGGCTTTGCCTTGGTTGGCTTACCAGAGACAACAGTCAAAGAGTCCCGAGATAGAGTGCGAAGCGCGATTATTAACACTCGTTTTGAGTTTCCTGCCAAGAGGATTACCGTCAATCTTGCTCCGGCGGATTTGCCCAAAGAAGGTGGGCGGTTTGATTTGCCTATTGCCCTAGGAATTTTGGCCGCATCCGAGCAAATCCCGCTACAAGCGGTTGCTAATATTGAGTTTGTTGGTGAACTGGCTCTATCCGGTGAACTGCGCAGTGTGAAAGGTGTGTTACCAGCGGCATTGGCGGCGAATAAGGCTCAGCGAAGGTTGGTTGTCCCTCATCATAATGGCGATCAAGCGGCATTAGTCGGAGCAGAAACGCATAAGTCGGCGCAGAGTTTACTCGAAGTGTGTGCCGATTTGTGTGGTCAGCAAGCCTTGGCGTTGCATCAAACCTCTTCGTTAAGCGCTAAGCGAGAATTGCAAAGAGACTTGCAAGATATTATTGGCCAGCAGCAAGGTAAACGCGCGTTAGAAATTGCTGCCGCAGGTAATCACAATCTGCTGTTTTTAGGCCCGCCCGGGACTGGAAAAACCATGCTGGCTTCTCGGTTGTGTGATTTATTACCGGAAATGACCAGTGATGAAGCAATGGAGACCGCGTCGGTAGCGTCATTGACTCAGCAAGAGATCAATATTCATAACTGGAAGCAGCGGCCGTTTCGCGCTCCTCATCATTCTAGCTCCATGGCAGCGCTGGTTGGAGGTGGCTCGATTCCTCGTCCTGGTGAAATTTCATTGGCTCATAATGGTTTGTTGTTTTTAGATGAGATGCCTGAGTTTGAACGCAAAGTGCTGGATTCTCTGCGTGAGCCGTTAGAGTCAGGAGAGATCATCATTTCGCGGGCGCAAGGAAAAACCCGTTTTCCGGCGCGCTTTCAGTTGGTGGGAGCATTGAACCCAAGTCCAACGGGCTACTACGAAGGCAATCAATCAAGAGTGAATCCGCAAACTATCTTACGTTACCTAAGTCGCCTTTCAGGACCACTGCTCGATCGCTTTGATATGTCACTGGAAATTCCAGCATTACCAAAAGGGACGTTAGCGGAGGGTGGCGATAGAGGAGAACCAACATCAGTGGTACGTGAACGAGTCTATATTGCCCGTGAGACAATGTTGTCGCGTTCAAGTAAGGTCAATGCATTGCTTGGCAGCCGAGAAATTGAGCGTTATTGCCCGTTAGCTAAGCAAGATGCGCAGTTCTTAGAGAGTGCGCTGCATCGGCTTGGTCTGTCGATTCGAGCTTATCACCGCATTATTAAGGTCGCTCGCACGATTGCCGATCTAGAAGGTGTCGAGCATATTGCACGTTCCCATCTGGCTGAAGCGCTTGGCTATCGAGCGATGGATAGATTGCTAAGAGAATTGACGGCTCAGGCGGTATAA
- the trhA gene encoding PAQR family membrane homeostasis protein TrhA, with product MSVHPPVEYSAKEEFANTLTHALGMLLSIVGLVLLLIKASQHNADAMTFASMSIYGGSMILLFLASTLYHAIANPRAKRALKTFDHCAIYLLIAGSYTPFLLVTLRTPLAIGLMAVIWGIALFGIIMKLAFVYRFKKLSLVTYLTMGWLSLIVIYQLAMNLSIEGLTLLAAGGVIYSLGVIFYVAKRIPYNHAIWHGFVLAGCACHFFAIYLYVQPV from the coding sequence ATGTCTGTACATCCTCCTGTTGAATACAGTGCAAAAGAAGAGTTCGCTAACACGTTAACTCATGCTTTGGGCATGCTGCTGAGTATTGTTGGTTTGGTGCTTTTACTGATCAAAGCGTCGCAGCACAATGCGGACGCGATGACGTTCGCCAGTATGAGTATTTATGGCGGCAGTATGATCTTACTGTTCTTGGCTTCAACGCTCTATCATGCGATTGCTAATCCGCGCGCCAAACGTGCGCTTAAAACCTTTGATCATTGCGCAATTTATCTGCTTATTGCTGGTAGCTACACGCCGTTTTTATTGGTGACTCTGCGAACGCCTTTAGCGATAGGTCTGATGGCGGTGATCTGGGGCATTGCCTTATTTGGCATCATCATGAAGCTGGCGTTTGTCTATCGCTTTAAAAAGTTGTCTCTGGTGACCTACCTGACGATGGGCTGGCTCTCGCTGATTGTGATTTATCAGTTGGCGATGAACTTGTCGATTGAGGGGTTAACGCTGCTAGCCGCTGGTGGCGTGATTTATTCGTTAGGGGTGATTTTCTACGTGGCGAAACGCATCCCATACAATCACGCCATTTGGCATGGTTTTGTTTTGGCAGGATGCGCTTGTCACTTCTTCGCGATTTACCTATATGTCCAACCGGTCTAA
- a CDS encoding TrkH family potassium uptake protein translates to MVNFRPVLFVIGLVLSKLALFMYVPTLVAFITGTSGFLEFGQAVVITHIAAFACLTIGRTRAFKLSVRDMFLITSLVWTIASAFAALPFVFINHISFTDAYFETMSGITTTGSTVLSGLDNMAPSILLWRSILQWLGGIGFIVMAVAVLPMLNVGGMKLFHTESSDWSDKSSPRAKTVAKNIVAVYLVLTGLCLLAYLASGMTLFEAINHSFTTLSTGGYSTSDGSMNHFSNSAHWVATVFMFLGGLPFLLFVAALRKRRLDHLFKDAQVRGFTYLFLISSLIISSWLVIRDGYAVSDALRVSMFNIVSVVTTTGFGLEDFTAWGALPTTLFAFLMMAGACSGSTSGGIKVFRFQIAITLLNKQMMKLIHPSGVFVQRYNQRPVNDDIVRSVVAFGLTFFITIIAIAGGLSAMGLDPITSISGSITAVANVGPGMGSVIGPTGNFAPLPDGAKWLLSLGMLMGRLEILTLLVLFFPAFWRR, encoded by the coding sequence ATGGTCAACTTCCGTCCCGTACTGTTCGTTATCGGGCTAGTGTTATCCAAGCTAGCCCTATTTATGTACGTTCCAACTTTGGTCGCCTTTATCACAGGTACCTCCGGTTTCTTAGAGTTCGGCCAAGCCGTGGTGATCACCCATATTGCCGCCTTTGCCTGTTTAACTATCGGACGCACCCGAGCCTTTAAGCTCAGTGTGCGAGATATGTTTCTAATCACTAGCTTGGTTTGGACCATTGCCAGTGCCTTTGCCGCACTGCCGTTTGTCTTTATCAATCACATTAGTTTCACCGATGCTTACTTTGAAACCATGTCGGGCATCACCACCACGGGTTCCACGGTACTGAGCGGGCTAGATAATATGGCGCCAAGCATCTTACTGTGGCGCAGCATCTTGCAATGGCTTGGTGGTATCGGCTTTATTGTAATGGCGGTAGCGGTACTGCCCATGCTCAATGTCGGTGGTATGAAACTGTTCCACACCGAGTCCTCCGACTGGTCAGATAAAAGCAGTCCAAGAGCCAAAACCGTCGCGAAAAACATCGTTGCGGTGTATCTGGTACTGACAGGCTTGTGCTTACTGGCTTACCTTGCCTCCGGCATGACCTTGTTTGAAGCGATCAACCACTCTTTCACCACCTTATCCACCGGAGGCTACTCTACCTCTGATGGGTCGATGAACCACTTCTCCAACTCCGCTCATTGGGTAGCAACGGTGTTTATGTTCTTAGGTGGGTTACCGTTCTTGTTGTTTGTTGCGGCATTACGTAAGCGCCGTCTAGACCACTTGTTCAAAGATGCACAGGTGCGTGGCTTTACTTACCTATTTCTTATCAGCAGCCTGATTATCTCTTCTTGGTTGGTGATTAGAGATGGCTACGCAGTATCAGACGCGCTGCGAGTTTCAATGTTCAACATTGTCTCAGTGGTAACCACAACGGGTTTTGGCTTAGAGGATTTTACCGCTTGGGGTGCACTGCCAACGACCTTGTTTGCTTTCCTAATGATGGCTGGCGCTTGCTCAGGCTCAACGTCTGGTGGGATTAAAGTATTCCGTTTTCAGATCGCAATAACGCTACTCAACAAACAGATGATGAAGCTCATTCACCCATCAGGAGTTTTTGTTCAACGTTACAACCAGCGCCCGGTGAATGATGATATCGTCCGTTCAGTGGTCGCGTTTGGCTTAACCTTCTTTATAACCATCATTGCCATTGCTGGCGGTTTAAGTGCTATGGGCCTTGACCCAATCACCAGTATTTCTGGTTCCATTACCGCGGTGGCTAACGTGGGTCCAGGTATGGGCAGCGTGATTGGCCCGACAGGAAACTTCGCTCCACTACCGGATGGCGCGAAATGGCTACTGAGTTTAGGTATGCTGATGGGACGCCTTGAAATTTTGACTCTGCTGGTGCTGTTCTTCCCAGCATTTTGGCGACGTTAA
- a CDS encoding acyltransferase, with protein sequence MLAHLILVLNATLVILNSALCSLAICLVAVLKVLLPSAALKAKGTQLANKIMWLWATINSLILNVSNRVEWDVEGGEELKQEGWYLMISNHLSWTDIVVLCSVFKDRIPMPKFFLKQQLLYVPFIGLACWALDMPFMRRYSREYLIRHPEKRGQDLATTRRSCAKFKHTPTTVVNYVEGTRFTKQKQRKSRAGYEYLLQPKTGGIAYTLSAMGDQFDSIIDVTLAYPENTDKPFKDVLMGRMSKIVVRTRVLPVDEQVRGDYFNDKPYKRQFQQWLGDVWQEKDQLLKELHQPSSSIK encoded by the coding sequence ATGTTGGCACATCTAATTCTTGTTCTGAATGCAACTCTGGTTATCCTCAATTCTGCACTTTGCTCCTTAGCTATATGTCTGGTAGCGGTGTTAAAAGTGCTGTTACCTAGCGCAGCCCTTAAGGCCAAAGGGACCCAATTAGCCAATAAAATAATGTGGTTATGGGCGACGATTAACTCATTGATTTTGAATGTCTCTAACCGAGTCGAATGGGATGTTGAAGGGGGAGAAGAGCTTAAACAAGAGGGTTGGTATTTGATGATCAGCAACCACTTAAGCTGGACGGATATCGTCGTGCTGTGCAGTGTGTTTAAAGATCGTATCCCAATGCCTAAATTCTTCCTTAAACAGCAGCTATTGTACGTACCATTTATTGGTCTGGCTTGCTGGGCACTAGATATGCCGTTTATGCGTCGTTATTCTCGTGAGTATTTGATTCGCCATCCTGAAAAACGTGGCCAAGATTTAGCCACCACTCGTCGCTCATGTGCCAAGTTTAAACATACCCCAACAACCGTGGTGAACTACGTTGAGGGGACACGTTTCACTAAGCAGAAACAGCGCAAAAGCCGAGCGGGTTATGAATATTTACTGCAACCTAAAACTGGCGGGATTGCTTACACTTTGTCGGCAATGGGTGATCAGTTTGACAGTATCATTGATGTCACACTAGCCTACCCAGAAAATACCGATAAGCCATTTAAAGATGTGTTGATGGGGCGGATGAGCAAAATTGTCGTTCGTACTAGAGTGCTGCCGGTGGATGAGCAAGTTCGCGGTGACTACTTCAATGACAAACCCTATAAACGGCAGTTCCAGCAGTGGCTGGGGGATGTATGGCAAGAAAAAGATCAGTTACTTAAAGAGTTGCACCAGCCCTCTTCATCGATAAAGTGA
- a CDS encoding sporulation protein, protein MSLFKKTLASFGIGSANVDSVLQQEVLLPGQKVNITIHVYGGSTAQEIDNIDLKLNCRYIKEVPADHDKSKHTAGRMRRVPASYVLAEWSLPYAFTINPGETRDFEVELDVPWNTPVTIGDSKVWLETGLDIAMAKDPTDKDILTVRPDPLLDGIFTALEEQGLRIRQVECEEVDGFAMPFVQEFEFVPTTGPFHGRWRELEVVAYRNDDELQLWFEIDRHREGAKGMLASLLGVGQLKRQLALPLHTSADEAGKLVLEYLDSHS, encoded by the coding sequence ATGTCGTTATTTAAGAAGACCCTGGCAAGTTTTGGTATTGGGTCGGCGAATGTCGATTCGGTGTTGCAGCAAGAAGTGTTGTTACCGGGACAAAAGGTCAACATTACTATTCATGTCTATGGTGGGTCGACCGCGCAAGAGATCGATAATATTGATTTGAAACTCAACTGTCGTTACATCAAAGAGGTTCCGGCTGATCACGATAAGAGCAAACATACTGCCGGGAGAATGCGCCGCGTGCCAGCTAGCTATGTTCTGGCTGAATGGTCACTGCCGTATGCTTTCACGATTAATCCAGGCGAGACTCGTGATTTTGAAGTCGAGCTCGATGTGCCATGGAATACGCCAGTGACGATCGGTGACTCTAAGGTATGGCTAGAAACTGGACTTGATATTGCGATGGCTAAGGACCCAACCGATAAAGACATCCTAACTGTCCGTCCCGATCCGCTGCTTGACGGTATTTTCACCGCTTTGGAAGAACAAGGTTTACGTATTCGTCAGGTCGAGTGTGAAGAGGTCGATGGTTTTGCGATGCCATTTGTGCAGGAGTTCGAGTTTGTCCCAACCACAGGGCCGTTCCACGGTCGTTGGCGTGAACTAGAAGTGGTGGCTTACCGCAATGATGATGAGCTGCAGCTGTGGTTCGAAATCGATCGCCACCGCGAAGGGGCAAAAGGGATGTTGGCAAGCCTACTCGGAGTCGGTCAATTAAAAAGGCAATTGGCTCTGCCGTTACATACCTCTGCCGATGAAGCGGGCAAGTTGGTGTTAGAGTATCTCGATAGCCATTCTTAA
- the ccoG gene encoding cytochrome c oxidase accessory protein CcoG, with product MSQDKIDIKDVTPKTFNPKTHKTKGDRFNPSNRIYVRESKGTFQQLRRYGGWFLLLFFALIPWIPYGERQAILLDIGNQQFNFFSTTLYPQDLTLLALLFVIAAFALFFITTFLGRVWCGYLCPQTVWTFMYIWFEEKLEGSANKRRKQDSGKLTANLAMRKTAKHVAWWAIALATGFTFTGYFVPIQDLVVGFFTFDAEFWPVFWVLFFAGCTYANAGWMRSIMCIHMCPYARFQSAMFDKDTFIVGYDSKRGETRGPRSRKADHKALGLGDCIDCDLCVQVCPTGIDIRDGLQYECINCGACIDACDKTMDRMGYDKGLISYTTEHRLSGKHTKVARPKLLGYGAVLLVMIGLFFVQVASVDPAGLSVLRDRNQLFRVNGSGEIENTYTLKVINKTQQEQEYALSVEGLGDVSWYGKQTIQVEPGEVLSLPMSLGVNPDNLSSPVSTIQFILSDSEDFTISVESRFIKKL from the coding sequence ATGAGTCAGGACAAAATCGATATTAAAGATGTGACTCCGAAAACCTTTAATCCCAAAACCCACAAAACCAAAGGCGATAGGTTTAATCCGAGCAATCGTATTTACGTTCGCGAAAGTAAAGGCACATTCCAGCAATTGCGTCGTTATGGCGGCTGGTTCCTACTGCTGTTTTTTGCCCTGATTCCATGGATACCTTATGGCGAACGTCAGGCAATCTTACTCGACATTGGCAATCAGCAATTTAACTTTTTTAGCACCACCCTTTATCCGCAAGACCTAACCTTACTTGCGTTGCTGTTTGTGATTGCGGCGTTTGCGCTGTTTTTCATTACCACCTTTTTAGGTCGCGTTTGGTGTGGTTATCTATGCCCGCAAACCGTTTGGACCTTTATGTACATTTGGTTCGAAGAAAAGCTCGAGGGCAGTGCCAATAAACGCCGTAAGCAAGACTCCGGTAAGCTAACCGCTAACTTAGCGATGCGCAAAACCGCTAAACATGTCGCTTGGTGGGCCATTGCCCTTGCAACGGGTTTTACCTTCACCGGTTACTTTGTTCCTATCCAAGATCTCGTTGTGGGCTTCTTTACCTTTGACGCTGAGTTTTGGCCTGTTTTCTGGGTACTATTTTTCGCTGGCTGTACCTACGCTAATGCTGGTTGGATGCGTTCAATTATGTGTATCCACATGTGCCCTTACGCACGCTTCCAATCGGCGATGTTTGATAAAGATACCTTCATCGTCGGCTATGACAGCAAGCGGGGTGAAACTCGAGGCCCTCGCTCACGTAAGGCCGATCACAAAGCACTTGGCTTAGGTGACTGTATCGATTGTGACTTATGTGTGCAGGTTTGCCCAACCGGGATTGATATTCGTGATGGCCTACAATACGAGTGTATTAACTGTGGCGCTTGTATCGATGCTTGTGACAAAACTATGGATCGCATGGGTTACGACAAAGGCTTGATCAGCTACACCACCGAACATCGCCTATCAGGCAAACATACCAAAGTCGCTCGACCTAAACTGCTTGGCTATGGCGCCGTTCTACTGGTGATGATTGGCCTATTCTTCGTTCAGGTTGCGAGTGTCGATCCAGCTGGGCTAAGCGTGCTACGCGATCGTAACCAGCTATTTAGAGTCAATGGCTCTGGCGAGATAGAAAACACTTATACGCTGAAAGTCATCAATAAAACGCAACAAGAGCAAGAGTACGCCCTAAGCGTTGAAGGTTTAGGTGATGTTTCATGGTACGGTAAACAGACCATACAAGTTGAACCGGGTGAAGTGCTTAGCCTGCCAATGAGCCTAGGTGTTAACCCTGACAATCTCAGCTCTCCTGTTTCAACGATTCAGTTTATACTGTCCGATAGCGAAGACTTCACTATTTCTGTAGAAAGCCGCTTTATTAAAAAGCTTTAG
- a CDS encoding DUF2860 domain-containing protein, with protein MTTIKPIVLALAVISTPALAQLSKHAGLSGELSLSSGYTSSTSNFNTDANAELADNTQAGQREDGVLVFPLGNLAYTFGQQLDKQVYVGTSREDIAVGTLALELGYKQQLANGTVIDASFLPTIMSGDTWANPFEEGVQRSETDETGTAYRLKFSNIAQSGFSLDTAYADKEIKDERSGQFDTSINSDLLRRDASSIYVKGGFRLPLSRTTFIIPSLTYIQTDADGDAYSNTSVGGELSLFKLINRHQLVLTASYTNRSYDASHPIYNTTRSDDEISLFAAYEYKQFMGWQNLSLVSFAGIGQTDSNIEFYDEDQMIVSLGVNYQF; from the coding sequence ATGACAACCATCAAACCTATCGTCCTAGCCCTTGCGGTTATTTCCACTCCCGCACTCGCTCAACTTTCTAAGCATGCTGGGCTCAGTGGCGAGCTTTCACTTAGCAGCGGTTATACCTCTTCAACATCCAATTTTAATACCGATGCTAATGCAGAACTGGCTGATAATACCCAAGCAGGACAAAGAGAAGATGGAGTTCTCGTCTTCCCACTGGGCAATCTCGCCTATACCTTTGGCCAACAACTCGATAAACAGGTTTACGTTGGTACCTCGCGAGAAGATATTGCGGTAGGTACCTTAGCGCTTGAGCTTGGCTATAAGCAACAACTCGCCAATGGAACAGTGATAGACGCCTCTTTCCTACCGACCATTATGTCTGGAGATACTTGGGCGAACCCATTTGAAGAAGGTGTCCAACGCAGTGAAACCGATGAGACCGGCACCGCTTACCGCCTCAAGTTTAGCAATATTGCGCAATCTGGCTTTAGCCTCGATACCGCTTATGCAGACAAAGAAATTAAAGATGAACGCTCAGGCCAGTTCGATACCAGCATCAACAGTGACTTACTAAGACGCGATGCCAGCTCTATTTACGTCAAAGGGGGGTTCCGACTCCCTCTTAGTCGTACCACATTTATCATCCCGTCACTGACCTACATCCAAACCGATGCAGACGGTGATGCATACTCGAACACCTCAGTCGGTGGTGAGCTATCACTGTTTAAGCTTATCAACCGACATCAATTGGTCCTAACGGCTAGTTACACTAACCGCAGCTACGATGCCTCTCATCCTATTTACAATACAACTCGTTCTGATGATGAAATCAGCTTGTTTGCCGCTTATGAATACAAACAATTTATGGGCTGGCAAAATTTGTCGTTGGTCTCCTTTGCCGGTATTGGACAAACCGACTCAAATATCGAATTCTACGACGAAGATCAGATGATTGTGTCACTCGGTGTTAACTACCAATTCTAA
- a CDS encoding thiol:disulfide interchange protein DsbA/DsbL, translated as MKKLFALVATLMLSLTAHAAQFSQGEHYKVLDLEASKKPTVTEFFSFYCPHCNTFEPIIQQLKAQLPADAKFQKNHVSFMGGSMGESMSKAYATMVALKIEDKMTPVMFNRIHNMRKAPKNDEELRQIFLDEGVDAKKFDAAFKGFAVDSMVRRFDKQFKDSGLSGVPAVVVNNKYLVDAQSIKTLDEYFALVNYLLTLK; from the coding sequence ATGAAAAAGCTGTTCGCACTCGTTGCCACATTGATGCTGAGCTTGACAGCTCACGCTGCACAGTTCAGTCAAGGTGAGCACTACAAAGTTCTGGATTTAGAAGCATCGAAAAAACCAACGGTCACAGAGTTTTTCTCTTTCTACTGTCCGCACTGTAATACCTTTGAACCTATTATTCAGCAGCTTAAAGCTCAGTTACCAGCAGACGCTAAGTTCCAAAAGAACCACGTTTCTTTCATGGGCGGTAGCATGGGTGAATCAATGAGCAAAGCTTACGCGACCATGGTTGCGCTAAAAATTGAAGATAAGATGACCCCAGTGATGTTTAACCGCATCCACAACATGCGTAAAGCACCGAAGAATGATGAAGAACTGCGTCAAATCTTCTTAGATGAAGGCGTTGATGCGAAAAAGTTTGATGCTGCATTCAAGGGCTTCGCAGTTGATTCAATGGTTCGTCGCTTTGATAAACAGTTCAAAGATAGCGGCCTTTCAGGCGTTCCAGCGGTAGTGGTTAACAACAAATACCTTGTTGATGCACAATCAATCAAAACGCTAGATGAATACTTCGCACTGGTTAACTACCTACTGACACTGAAGTAA